Genomic segment of Caldisericota bacterium:
ATGCCCAGGTTTTGCATATATCAATTTATTATCTTTATACTCTCCATCCCATGATAGAATTATTATTATGTTCCTGCTTGCATTTTGGAAAAATTGTATTGGGTCAAATTCTAATTCCGGGTGAAAAAGTATTTGCATTCTCTCTATCCATAATACATCGGAATTAAACTTATGAAGTATTTCAGCTAAACATCTACGCACGTGAGTACTCCTTTTTGTCTTTGGAATATCCATAAGTTTTTTACTTAACTCTAAACTAATATTAACATTTTGAATGCAATATTTATCATTATTCTGTTTCGTAAGTTTTTCTTTGTTTGGGTTACATATAATAACAAGCTGGCTCCGCTGAAGCTTGGCAGCATCAATTATTTCATTGAGTCTTTCAATATCCATATTCTTTCCAACTTTTTATCTATTATTAGATTATGCTGATTTCACGTAATCAATATTTTTTTCAAGCATCTGCATAAGTATTTTTCCTTATTATTAATTTTATTTTTGTTTATTTTACTTTTTAGTATAACATTGTAACCTTTCGAATAAAATATCAGTAAAGTATTAAAAAATAAAGACTTATCTAATTATATCACATGGTTACGACTACTGTATGGCAACAATTGTGAAAATAATTTGAAAATAATTGAAAAAAGTTTGTTTTTTTTGTTTTTTTAAATTTTATCTTAAAATATCTAGTCTTTGATTTTTTTTAAAAAATGTTATATATTCATATTGGAGCGGTAAATCCGTTGTGAGTTGTTTAGGGTGTTCCCTTCCATCGGTGGGCCAAAGCCTTAACATTATAACTCATAAGGTTCGCTCTTCTTTATTTTTATATTCGACAAACTTTTCGAAAATCCTTTATTTTCTTAATAATTTTCTCCGATTAATTAATAGTAATTGTAATCCCCTCTTCTTTCCATTCTTACCATTCGAGGTTGGTTATTTCGGGTAGTTGGAGGAGATGTTTGGGGTCTTTGAATCCTCCCAGTTCTTCTCGTAAGACTATTATCTTTTGGGCGAGGGGTTCTGTTATTTTCAATATTTTTATCAG
This window contains:
- the brxF gene encoding BREX-3 system P-loop-containing protein BrxF; protein product: MDIERLNEIIDAAKLQRSQLVIICNPNKEKLTKQNNDKYCIQNVNISLELSKKLMDIPKTKRSTHVRRCLAEILHKFNSDVLWIERMQILFHPELEFDPIQFFQNASRNIIIILSWDGEYKDNKLIYAKPGHREYRVFSEIDAQIFGEI